One Rhodospirillales bacterium DNA segment encodes these proteins:
- the lipA gene encoding lipoyl synthase, with product MSDKIQNLKENTLRKPKPDWIRVKAPTSPEYNETRKLMRKLSLNTVCEEAACPNIGQCWAKGHATVMILGDTCTRACAFCNVKTGKPNVVDAGEPNHVAEAVGELGLSHVVITSVDRDDLDDGGADQFVKCITAIRASSPKTTIEVLTPDFLRKPGAIEAVVAAKPDVFNHNLETVPRLYAPIRPGARYFHSLKLLDRVKELDASMFTKSGIMVGFGEEKQEVHQVMDDLRSANVDFLTIGQYLQPTPRHVAVERFVTPDEFSDYEKIANGKGFSLVSSSPLTRSSYFAGDDFTRLRAAREAKLAGSKGS from the coding sequence ATGTCTGACAAAATTCAAAATCTGAAAGAAAACACGCTGCGCAAGCCAAAGCCTGACTGGATCAGGGTGAAGGCACCCACGTCGCCGGAATATAATGAAACCCGCAAACTTATGCGCAAGCTGTCGTTGAATACGGTGTGCGAAGAAGCGGCGTGCCCCAATATCGGGCAATGCTGGGCCAAGGGTCACGCCACGGTGATGATCCTGGGCGACACCTGCACACGGGCCTGTGCGTTTTGTAATGTCAAAACCGGCAAGCCCAATGTTGTGGACGCCGGTGAGCCCAATCATGTGGCAGAGGCCGTTGGCGAATTAGGCCTGTCTCATGTGGTGATCACGTCGGTTGATCGCGATGATTTAGACGATGGCGGGGCCGATCAATTCGTGAAATGCATCACCGCCATTCGCGCTTCTTCGCCCAAGACAACGATTGAGGTTTTAACGCCAGATTTTCTGCGCAAACCCGGTGCCATTGAGGCCGTGGTGGCAGCGAAGCCCGATGTGTTTAATCACAATCTTGAAACGGTGCCCAGGCTCTATGCCCCAATCCGGCCGGGTGCGCGGTATTTCCATTCCCTGAAATTGTTGGACCGGGTCAAGGAACTGGATGCATCGATGTTTACCAAATCGGGCATCATGGTTGGCTTTGGCGAAGAAAAACAGGAAGTCCATCAGGTGATGGATGACCTGCGGAGTGCCAATGTGGATTTCCTGACCATCGGCCAATACCTGCAGCCGACCCCGCGCCATGTTGCGGTGGAACGCTTTGTTACCCCCGATGAATTCAGCGATTATGAAAAAATTGCCAATGGAAAAGGGTTCTCTTTGGTTTCAAGCTCACCCCTGACGCGGTCGAGCTATTTTGCCGGTGATGATTTCACCCGGTTGCGGGCTGCCCGTGAAGCAAAGCTCGCGGGTTCCAAGGGCAGTTAA